A DNA window from Burkholderia sp. HI2500 contains the following coding sequences:
- a CDS encoding cobalt-precorrin-5B (C(1))-methyltransferase, with translation MRDETPEQPAPLRFGYTTGSCATATSLAAARLLLAGSADDAVEIVLPKGQRVMMRLEFCRATADGAEAGTIKDAGDDPDVTHGALIFARVALAAAPGVRFHAGPGVGTVTRAGLTLPVGEPAINPVPRQMMTTHLDALAAEHGYAGGFDVTIGVEGGEALALKTMNPRLGIVGGLSILGTTGIVRPFSCSAYIASIHQGIDVARANGIAHIAACTGNASEDAMRAHYQLPDMALIEMGDFAGAVLKHLRRAPVARLSMCGGFGKLSKLAAGHLDLHSRHSSIDLPLLAQWAAEAGASDTLQAAMRAANTSQEALKLAHADGVPLGDLVCAQALRVARDIVPPSVAVEMFAIDRQGRFVGEAR, from the coding sequence CTGCGCGACCGCGACGTCGCTCGCCGCCGCGCGACTGCTGCTCGCGGGTAGTGCGGACGACGCGGTCGAGATCGTGCTGCCGAAGGGGCAGCGCGTGATGATGCGGCTCGAGTTCTGCCGGGCGACCGCCGACGGTGCGGAAGCCGGCACGATCAAGGATGCCGGCGACGATCCGGACGTCACGCACGGCGCGCTGATCTTCGCGCGCGTCGCGCTCGCGGCGGCGCCCGGCGTGCGGTTTCATGCGGGGCCGGGCGTTGGCACGGTCACGCGCGCGGGGCTGACGCTGCCGGTCGGCGAACCGGCGATCAACCCGGTGCCGCGCCAGATGATGACGACGCACCTGGACGCGCTGGCGGCCGAGCACGGCTATGCGGGCGGCTTCGACGTGACGATCGGCGTCGAAGGCGGCGAAGCGCTCGCGCTGAAGACGATGAACCCGCGCCTCGGCATCGTCGGCGGCCTGTCGATCCTCGGCACGACCGGCATCGTGCGGCCGTTCTCGTGTTCGGCCTATATCGCGTCGATCCACCAGGGCATCGACGTCGCCCGCGCGAACGGCATCGCGCACATTGCCGCCTGCACCGGCAACGCGAGCGAGGACGCGATGCGCGCGCACTATCAACTGCCCGACATGGCGCTGATCGAGATGGGCGATTTCGCGGGCGCGGTGCTCAAGCACCTGCGGCGCGCGCCGGTCGCGCGGCTGTCGATGTGCGGCGGCTTCGGCAAGCTCAGCAAGCTCGCGGCCGGCCATCTCGACCTGCACAGCCGCCATTCGAGCATCGACCTGCCGCTGCTCGCGCAGTGGGCGGCCGAAGCGGGCGCAAGCGACACGCTGCAGGCCGCGATGCGCGCCGCGAACACGAGCCAGGAAGCACTGAAGCTCGCGCACGCCGACGGCGTGCCGCTCGGCGATCTCGTCTGTGCACAGGCGTTGCGCGTCGCGCGCGACATCGTGCCGCCGTCGGTCGCCGTCGAGATGTTCGCGATCGACCGGCAGGGCCGCTTCGTCGGGGAGGCGCGATGA
- a CDS encoding cobalt-precorrin-6A reductase has protein sequence MSVRILLLGGTGDALKIARALGPHHVYSLAGLGKVPDDLRCDVRVGGFGGAAGLAAYLHDAGIGLVIDATHPYAAQISANAAAAAREAGVPLWALRRAPWVPQPGDDWRMVDDWAGIEAALAPFRRPLFTLGREPLAHLDAIPPHQFWLVRCLDAHPGNAHAQIVAARGPFTLDGERALFALMGIDVVVSKNSGGAATEAKLDVARERRLPVVMLRRPPLPDADRAFDSAAALIDALDPAARA, from the coding sequence ATGAGCGTGCGCATCCTGCTGCTCGGCGGCACCGGCGACGCACTGAAGATCGCGCGTGCACTCGGTCCTCACCACGTGTACAGCCTGGCCGGCCTCGGCAAGGTGCCCGACGACCTGCGCTGCGACGTGCGCGTCGGCGGCTTCGGTGGCGCGGCCGGCCTGGCCGCGTATCTGCACGACGCCGGCATCGGCCTCGTGATCGACGCGACCCATCCGTATGCGGCGCAAATCAGCGCGAATGCCGCAGCCGCTGCGCGTGAAGCGGGCGTGCCGCTGTGGGCGCTGCGCCGCGCGCCGTGGGTGCCGCAACCCGGCGATGACTGGCGCATGGTCGACGACTGGGCCGGCATCGAGGCCGCGCTCGCGCCGTTCAGGCGGCCGCTGTTCACGCTCGGCCGCGAACCGCTCGCGCATCTCGACGCGATCCCGCCGCACCAGTTCTGGCTCGTGCGCTGCCTCGACGCGCATCCCGGCAATGCCCATGCGCAGATCGTCGCCGCGCGCGGGCCATTCACGCTCGACGGCGAGCGCGCGCTGTTCGCGCTGATGGGCATCGACGTCGTCGTCAGCAAGAACAGCGGCGGCGCGGCCACGGAAGCCAAGCTCGATGTCGCGCGCGAACGCAGGCTGCCGGTCGTGATGCTGCGCCGGCCGCCGCTACCCGACGCCGACCGCGCGTTCGATTCCGCCGCGGCGCTCATCGACGCGCTCGATCCGGCCGCGCGCGCATGA
- the cobM gene encoding precorrin-4 C(11)-methyltransferase, which yields MTVYFIGAGPGDPELITVKGQRLVRTCPVILYAGSLVPAAVLDGHRAEQVVNTAELDLDAIVALLADAHAKGQDVARVHSGDPSLYGAIGEQIRRLKALGIPYEIVPGVTATAACAATLGVELTLPGVAQTVILTRFAGKTTMPEGEALGALAAHRATLAIHLGVRHLARIVDEVLPHYGADCPVAVIYRASWPDEERVTGTLADIVGQVQGTQIERTALILIGRVLDAEGFADSTLYASAG from the coding sequence ATGACGGTGTATTTCATCGGCGCGGGCCCCGGCGACCCGGAGCTGATCACGGTGAAGGGCCAGCGCCTCGTGCGCACGTGCCCGGTGATCCTGTATGCGGGTTCGCTCGTGCCGGCGGCCGTGCTCGACGGCCATCGCGCGGAGCAGGTCGTCAATACCGCCGAACTCGACCTCGACGCCATCGTCGCGTTGCTCGCCGACGCGCATGCGAAAGGGCAGGACGTCGCGCGCGTGCATTCGGGTGACCCGTCGCTGTACGGTGCGATCGGCGAGCAGATTCGCCGCTTGAAAGCGCTCGGGATTCCGTATGAAATCGTACCCGGCGTCACGGCCACGGCCGCGTGCGCGGCAACGCTCGGCGTCGAGCTGACGCTGCCCGGTGTCGCGCAGACGGTGATCCTCACGCGCTTCGCGGGCAAGACGACGATGCCGGAAGGCGAAGCGCTCGGCGCGCTCGCCGCGCACCGCGCGACGCTCGCGATCCATCTCGGCGTGCGCCATCTCGCCCGTATCGTCGACGAAGTACTGCCGCACTACGGCGCCGATTGCCCGGTCGCGGTGATCTATCGCGCGAGCTGGCCGGATGAAGAACGCGTGACCGGCACGCTCGCCGACATCGTCGGCCAGGTGCAGGGCACGCAGATCGAGCGCACCGCGCTGATCCTGATCGGGCGCGTGCTGGACGCCGAAGGGTTCGCGGATTCGACGCTGTACGCGAGCGCGGGCTGA
- a CDS encoding MFS transporter: MNRFTSPGWRLAAIVLVGLNLRPALAAVGPLLDMIQRATGISDGAASLLTTIPILLMGLGALSARRLQRLTGIAGGVWLGVALIGLACVSRIGAQHAWLLLASACCAGVGIAMVQALLPGFVKAHFATRIGGAMGVYSTSIMGGAVLASVVAPFAAAQWGWLPALAGWALPAGVAALAWPLASRGGDALAAGPTSASNAQPSRSPRAWRLALFFGIATGAYTLVLAWLPPYYMRLGWSPTAAGSLLGGVTLAEVVAGLTISATIDRLPDRRPALHAAIASLFVGLLVMLAAPEALALPAALLMGAGIGALFPLSLIVTVDHAATPADAASLTGFVQGIGYLIAGLFPFAAGIVRQHLADLTPAWIAMACLCVALFALAAGFAPKRVLHAARA; the protein is encoded by the coding sequence ATGAATCGCTTCACTTCCCCCGGATGGCGGCTTGCCGCCATCGTCCTGGTCGGGCTGAACCTGCGGCCGGCGCTCGCCGCGGTTGGCCCGTTGCTCGACATGATCCAGCGCGCGACCGGCATCAGTGACGGCGCGGCGAGCCTGCTGACGACGATCCCGATCCTGCTGATGGGCCTCGGCGCACTGAGTGCGCGGCGCCTGCAGCGCCTGACCGGCATCGCGGGCGGCGTCTGGCTCGGCGTCGCGTTGATCGGGCTCGCCTGCGTGTCGCGCATCGGCGCGCAGCATGCGTGGCTGCTGCTCGCGAGCGCCTGCTGCGCGGGCGTCGGGATCGCGATGGTGCAGGCGCTGCTGCCCGGCTTCGTGAAGGCGCATTTCGCGACGCGGATCGGCGGTGCGATGGGCGTCTACTCGACGTCGATCATGGGCGGCGCCGTGCTCGCGAGCGTCGTCGCGCCGTTCGCCGCGGCCCAGTGGGGCTGGCTCCCCGCGCTCGCGGGCTGGGCGCTGCCGGCCGGGGTGGCCGCGCTGGCGTGGCCGCTGGCCAGTCGCGGCGGCGACGCGCTCGCCGCCGGGCCGACGTCGGCGTCGAACGCGCAACCGTCGCGCTCGCCGCGCGCGTGGCGACTCGCGCTGTTCTTCGGCATCGCGACGGGCGCGTACACGCTCGTGCTCGCGTGGCTGCCGCCGTATTACATGCGGCTCGGCTGGTCGCCGACGGCGGCCGGCAGCCTGCTCGGCGGCGTGACGCTCGCGGAAGTCGTCGCGGGGCTGACGATCTCGGCGACGATCGACCGCCTGCCCGATCGCCGGCCCGCGCTGCATGCGGCGATCGCGTCGCTGTTCGTCGGCTTGCTGGTGATGCTGGCCGCACCCGAGGCGCTGGCGTTGCCGGCCGCGCTGCTGATGGGCGCGGGGATCGGCGCGCTGTTTCCGCTGTCGCTGATCGTCACCGTCGACCATGCGGCGACGCCGGCCGATGCCGCGTCGCTGACGGGGTTCGTGCAGGGCATCGGCTACCTGATCGCCGGGCTGTTTCCGTTCGCGGCGGGCATCGTGCGCCAACACCTCGCGGATCTGACGCCCGCATGGATCGCGATGGCCTGCCTGTGTGTCGCGCTGTTCGCGCTGGCGGCGGGGTTTGCGCCGAAGCGGGTGCTGCACGCCGCGCGTGCGTAG
- a CDS encoding MarR family winged helix-turn-helix transcriptional regulator produces the protein MDRAAHALAQWRAERPDLDASSMVVMGRLQEAALVIARDRLNPLFARYGMQPGEFDVLATLRRGGAPFALTPTALYDALMMSSGGMTARIDRLQKAGWVERRPNPADGRGTLVALTETGRALIDEAVVAHIDNQRELLAVLSDAEQAQLSELLGKLLAGLGEGASKGAEGK, from the coding sequence ATGGATCGAGCCGCGCATGCGCTCGCGCAATGGCGCGCCGAGCGTCCGGATCTCGACGCGTCGTCGATGGTGGTGATGGGGCGCCTGCAGGAGGCGGCGCTCGTGATCGCGCGCGACCGTCTCAATCCGCTGTTCGCGCGCTACGGGATGCAGCCGGGTGAGTTCGACGTGCTGGCCACGCTGCGGCGCGGCGGAGCGCCGTTCGCGCTGACGCCGACGGCGCTGTACGACGCGCTGATGATGTCGTCGGGCGGGATGACCGCGCGCATCGACCGGTTGCAGAAGGCCGGGTGGGTGGAGCGCCGGCCGAACCCGGCCGACGGGCGCGGCACGCTCGTCGCACTGACGGAGACCGGCCGCGCGCTGATCGATGAGGCAGTCGTCGCGCACATCGACAACCAGCGGGAGTTGCTGGCCGTATTGTCGGATGCGGAGCAGGCGCAGTTGTCTGAACTGCTGGGGAAGTTGCTGGCGGGGTTGGGAGAGGGGGCGTCGAAAGGGGCGGAGGGGAAGTAG
- a CDS encoding pirin family protein codes for MIEHRSFQLLGATRSDWRDTRMHFRVGACGRPDHGSLGALYAWDDEAIAPHAAFGLDAHRNVEIVTWVRSGAITFEDDAGNRTRLVADSMQVMHAGAAIHLAERNEENVAARLFRIWLHPRTPGGTPRSATRTCSRECREGRFVTLASGDPDDVCAGALPIHADARVRIATLRQGTTVQHVLPGSGVAYLVADHGRLDVGEVRLAPRDGVAVRDEARLTLVARDDTDVVMVELLR; via the coding sequence ATGATCGAACATCGATCGTTTCAGTTGCTTGGCGCGACCCGCAGCGACTGGCGCGACACGCGGATGCATTTCCGCGTCGGCGCCTGCGGACGCCCCGATCACGGTTCGCTCGGCGCGCTCTACGCTTGGGATGACGAAGCGATCGCACCGCATGCCGCCTTTGGCCTAGACGCTCACCGGAACGTCGAGATCGTGACCTGGGTGCGCTCGGGCGCGATCACGTTCGAAGACGACGCGGGCAATCGCACGCGGCTGGTCGCCGATTCCATGCAGGTGATGCATGCCGGCGCCGCTATCCACCTTGCCGAGCGCAACGAGGAGAACGTCGCTGCGCGGCTGTTCCGGATCTGGCTGCATCCGCGCACGCCCGGCGGCACGCCGCGTTCGGCGACGCGAACCTGTTCGCGCGAATGTCGCGAAGGCCGCTTCGTCACGCTGGCGAGCGGCGATCCCGATGACGTGTGCGCGGGTGCGCTGCCCATCCACGCCGACGCGCGCGTGCGCATCGCGACGTTACGCCAGGGCACGACGGTGCAGCACGTGTTGCCGGGGTCAGGCGTGGCGTATCTGGTTGCAGATCATGGCCGGCTCGATGTCGGCGAAGTCCGGCTCGCGCCGCGCGACGGGGTTGCCGTTCGCGACGAAGCGCGGCTCACGTTGGTGGCACGAGACGACACCGATGTCGTGATGGTCGAGCTTTTGCGGTAA
- a CDS encoding SDR family NAD(P)-dependent oxidoreductase, giving the protein MARKLDSKIALVTGATSGIGLATAQRFAAEGAHVYLTGRRQAELDAAVNGIQAAGGNATGVRVDSTKLDELDALYAQIKEEQGRLDVLFANAGGGSMLPLGDITEEHYDDTFDRNVKGVLFTVQKALPLLAEGASVILTGSTAGSAGTAAFSVYSASKAAVRAFARSWILDLKDRRVRVNTISPGATRTPGLLDLAGDDAAQRQGLADYLAAQIPMGRLGEPGEIASAALFLASDDASFVNGVELFVDGGQQQI; this is encoded by the coding sequence ATGGCACGCAAACTCGACAGCAAGATCGCCCTCGTGACCGGCGCAACCAGCGGCATCGGCCTGGCCACCGCCCAACGTTTCGCGGCAGAAGGCGCGCACGTCTATCTCACCGGTCGCCGTCAGGCCGAACTCGATGCCGCCGTGAACGGGATCCAGGCCGCGGGCGGGAACGCGACCGGCGTCCGCGTCGACTCCACGAAGCTCGATGAACTCGACGCGTTGTACGCGCAGATCAAGGAAGAACAGGGGCGCCTCGACGTGCTGTTCGCGAACGCCGGCGGCGGTTCGATGCTGCCGCTCGGCGACATCACCGAAGAACACTACGACGACACCTTCGATCGCAACGTGAAGGGCGTGTTGTTCACGGTGCAAAAAGCGCTGCCGCTGCTCGCCGAAGGCGCATCGGTGATTCTCACCGGCTCGACCGCCGGCAGTGCCGGCACCGCTGCCTTCAGCGTGTATTCGGCGTCGAAGGCAGCGGTGCGCGCCTTCGCACGCAGCTGGATTCTCGACCTGAAGGACCGCCGCGTCCGCGTGAACACGATCAGCCCGGGGGCGACCCGCACGCCCGGCCTGCTCGACCTCGCCGGTGACGACGCCGCCCAGCGCCAGGGTCTCGCCGATTACCTGGCGGCCCAGATCCCGATGGGGCGCCTCGGCGAACCGGGCGAGATCGCGAGTGCCGCGCTGTTCCTCGCGTCGGACGACGCGAGCTTCGTGAACGGCGTCGAGCTGTTCGTCGATGGCGGCCAGCAGCAGATTTAA
- a CDS encoding LysR family transcriptional regulator — protein MAKLPDFEGLAMFAKVAEEGSFAAAARAMGVSVATVSRGVARLEDRLGARLFNRTSRQLALTEFGRTICETAGEIYRRAEEAENAAREMSSQPRGLVRLAVPMSFGLRWVAPLLPGFFRTYPEVSIDLHLSDASVDLVADGFDAALRIAALPDSSLVARRLCAVTQFVVASPAYLKREGRPAHPRELVDRPCLSYAYRARGDVWRFTNDAGEEEPVMPTGPLRVTNADALLPTLLDGLAIAELPEFIAGEYLANGRLEALLTDWSLTKGGLYFVTPSARARPAKVAALSDYFAEHLSDPSWRWPT, from the coding sequence ATGGCCAAGCTGCCGGATTTCGAAGGGCTCGCGATGTTCGCGAAGGTCGCCGAGGAAGGATCGTTCGCGGCGGCGGCGCGTGCGATGGGGGTGTCCGTCGCGACGGTCTCGCGGGGCGTCGCCCGTCTGGAAGACCGGCTGGGTGCGCGGCTCTTCAATCGCACGTCGCGACAGCTCGCGCTGACCGAGTTCGGCCGGACCATTTGCGAGACGGCCGGCGAGATCTATCGTCGGGCCGAGGAGGCGGAAAACGCCGCGCGCGAAATGTCGTCGCAGCCGCGTGGATTGGTGCGGCTCGCCGTGCCGATGTCGTTCGGGCTGCGCTGGGTTGCGCCACTGTTACCCGGCTTCTTTCGCACGTATCCCGAGGTGTCGATCGACTTGCATCTTTCCGATGCGTCGGTCGATCTGGTCGCCGACGGTTTTGACGCCGCGCTGCGCATCGCCGCGCTGCCGGATTCGTCGCTGGTCGCGCGCCGGCTGTGCGCGGTTACCCAGTTCGTCGTGGCGTCGCCCGCGTATCTGAAGCGGGAAGGACGGCCCGCCCATCCGCGCGAATTGGTGGATCGGCCGTGCCTTTCCTATGCGTATCGCGCACGCGGCGATGTGTGGCGGTTCACGAACGACGCGGGTGAGGAGGAACCGGTCATGCCGACCGGACCGCTGCGCGTGACGAATGCCGATGCGTTGCTGCCCACGCTGCTCGATGGCCTCGCGATTGCAGAGCTGCCCGAATTCATCGCCGGCGAATATTTGGCCAATGGCCGCCTCGAAGCGCTCCTGACCGACTGGTCGTTGACGAAGGGCGGCCTTTACTTCGTCACGCCGTCCGCGCGCGCCCGTCCGGCCAAGGTGGCGGCGCTGTCCGATTACTTTGCGGAACACCTGTCCGATCCGTCGTGGCGGTGGCCCACGTGA